A genomic segment from Cyprinus carpio isolate SPL01 chromosome A22, ASM1834038v1, whole genome shotgun sequence encodes:
- the LOC109097355 gene encoding dystroglycan-like has translation MRNKLREFRDGGRPMLGQRDRTLLVLLITMVLTEMEVWASWDQNPMEVLGDVRQLEASMHSVVLSDIREAEAAVAAVSHPSGFPDSSAVVGRVFRMRVPIKAKNSRSTVKITEASKDVLPEWLHWDAETGTLQGLPLETDKGVHYISVSVSNESQVSQSPDVFSIEVHPEEHADTDPFQLAIQQSANNDVQPFICGNEEPVTVLTVILDADLTKMSSKQRVELLANMKKFSGMGLQHMKILPVVNNRLFDMSAFMAGPGNAKKVVENGALLSWKLGCSLDQSSIPDISSVQVPAKEGAMSAQLGYPVVGWHIANKKPHVPKRVRRQLNNTPTPIPSLLPPTTYPEPPIRIVPTPTSPSIAPASDSSAPPVRGPVPLPMKPTIRNRDPPAYTPTLGPPQPTRVMDTTSTIAIQPTTTRPVYVVTSVTPATPTTRRPTKIPRKKTKTTPIPREPKTTTTKPPRRTTPPVIPIDGNIKPQLRNPIDQVNAYVGTYFEVKVPSDTFFDKEDGTTDKLRLTLRIGNDVVGDDSWIQFNSTSQLLYGLPDQEHEGKHEYFMQATDKGGLYAIDAFEVRVNRWGNSVKSPVLFTAVFEGDARTVTNDIHKKILLVKKLAQSFGDRNSSTVTLKKIMKGSIIVEWTNNSLQQSPCPKEQIQQLSRRISNNDGRPSQQFMHVMEPDFRALNITVRGTASCRNYMFVPLGEIPDPTTSPVTPAVGAGRQSNDDVYLHTVIPAVVVAAILLIAGIIAMICYRKKRKGKLTIEDQATFIKKGVPIIFADELDDSKPPPSSSMPLILQEEKPPLPPPEYPNMASPETTPLNQDLLGEYTPLHDEDPNAPPYQPPPPFSTPMEGKGSRPKNMTPYRSPPPYVPP, from the exons ATGCGCAATAAACTGAGAGAGTTCCGGGATGGGGGACGCCCCATGCTGGGGCAGAGGGACAGGACTCTTCTGGTGCTGCTGATCACAATGGTGCTGACAGAAATGGAAGTGTGGGCTTCCTGGGATCAGAATCCAATGGAAGTTCTAGGCGACGTAAGGCAGCTGGAGGCGTCTATGCACTCGGTGGTGCTGTCGGACATACGTGAGGCGGAAGCGGCGGTCGCAGCGGTGTCGCATCCCAGTGGCTTCCCAGACTCTTCAGCGGTGGTGGGCAGGGTGTTCCGAATGCGGGTGCCCATCAAAGCAAAGAACTCCAGGAGCACAGTAAAG ATCACAGAAGCAAGCAAGGATGTGCTCCCTGAATGGTTGCATTGGGATGCAGAGACTGGCACACTTCAAGGCCTTCCTTTAGAGACAGACAAGGGCGTTCACTACATATCTGTTTCTGTTTCCAATGAGAGCCAAGTCTCTCAAAGCCCAGATGTGTTCTCCATTGAGGTGCACCCAGAGGAGCATGCTGACACAGACCCTTTTCAACTTGCAATTCAGCAGTCAGCCAACAATGACGTCCAACCTTTCATCTGTGGCAATGAGGAGCCTGTTACTGTGCTTACTGTCATTCTGGATGCTGACCTCACAAAGATGAGCTCGAAGCAGAGGGTGGAACTACTTGCCAACATGAAAAAGTTTTCTGGCATGGGGCTTCAGCACATGAAGATTTTGCCTGTGGTCAACAACCGTTTGTTTGACATGTCTGCTTTCATGGCAGGACCAGGAAATGCCAAGAAGGTGGTTGAAAACGGAGCCCTTTTGTCCTGGAAACTTGGCTGCAGTCTGGATCAGAGCAGCATTCCTGATATCAGTAGTGTTCAGGTTCCAGCAAAAGAAGGAGCCATGTCTGCACAGTTGGGATATCCAGTTGTTGGATGGCATATTGCTAACAAAAAGCCCCATGTACCCAAAAGGGTGCGAAGGCAGCTCAACAACACCCCCACTCCCATTCCCTCATTACTCCCCCCAACAACTTACCCTGAGCCCCCCATCCGTATTGTCCCCACACCGACCTCTCCTTCTATTGCTCCTGCCTCGGACAGTTCTGCCCCACCTGTTCGTGGTCCTGTGCCACTTCCTATGAAACCTACCATTCGAAACAGAGATCCCCCTGCCTACACTCCAACCTTAGGCCCCCCACAGCCAACGCGAGTAATGGACACCACCAGCACTATCGCCATCCAGCCCACCACGACCAGGCCTGTATATGTTGTAACCTCTGTGACCCCAGCAACACCCACCACCAGGAGACCGACAAAAATTCCTCGAAAGAAAACCAAGACAACCCCAATACCGAGAGAACCCAAGACCACCACAACAAAGCCACCAAGGCGCACAACACCCCCTGTTATCCCGATTGATGGCAATATAAAACCTCAGCTGCGTAACCCAATCGATCAGGTGAATGCCTATGTTGGTACCTACTTTGAGGTGAAGGTTCCATCTGATACGTTTTTTGACAAAGAGGATGGAACTACTGATAAGTTGAGGCTTACTTTGCGGATAGGCAATGATGTGGTTGGAGATGATTCCTGGATACAGTTCAATAGCACAAGCCAGCTGCTCTATGGATTACCAGACCAGGAGCATGAAGGAAAACACGAGTATTTCATGCAGGCAACTGACAAAGGAGGTCTCTATGCAATAGATGCCTTTGAGGTCCGTGTCAATCGATGGGGAAACAGTGTTAAGTCACCGGTGTTGTTTACTGCTGTGTTCGAAGGGGATGCACGTACAGTCACCAATGATATTCACAAGAAGATCCTTCTCGTCAAGAAACTGGCCCAGTCTTTCGGTGATCGCAACAGTAGCACTGTTACACTGAAGAAAATAATGAAGGGCTCTATCATAGTGGAATGGACCAACAACAGCCTCCAGCAAAGCCCCTGCCCAAAAGAGCAAATACAGCAGTTGAGCAGAAGAATCTCTAACAATGATGGTAGACCCTCTCAACAATTCATGCATGTTATGGAACCAGACTTCAGGGCCTTAAATATCACCGTCAGAGGCACAGCAAGCTGTCGCAACTACATGTTTGTCCCGTTAGGTGAGATCCCAGATCCGACCACCTCCCCTGTTACTCCCGCTGTGGGAGCGGGAAGACAGAGCAATGATGATGTGTATCTTCACACTGTCATACCGGCAGTGGTGGTTGCAGCTATTTTGCTGATAGCTGGTATAATTGCCATGATCTGCTATCGCAAGAAGCGCAAGGGCAAGCTGACTATCGAAGACCAAGCAACTTTCATCAAGAAAGGAGTGCCCATTATTTTTGCGGATGAGCTTGATGACTCTAAGCCACCCCCATCTTCCAGCATGCCCCTTATCCTTCAAGAGGAAAAGCCTCCACTTCCTCCACCAGAGTATCCTAACATGGCTAGTCCAGAGACAACACCTCTGAACCAGGACCTTTTGGGAGAGTACACACCTCTACACGACGAGGATCCTAATGCTCCTCCCTACCAGCCACCACCACCTTTCTCTACCCCAATGGAGGGGAAAGGATCCCGTCCTAAGAACATGACCCCGTACAGATCTCCACCTCCTTACGTACCACCCTAA